In Scleropages formosus chromosome 20, fSclFor1.1, whole genome shotgun sequence, a single window of DNA contains:
- the decr2 gene encoding peroxisomal 2,4-dienoyl-CoA reductase [(3E)-enoyl-CoA-producing] isoform X3, which produces MRHGCDAVIGSRNLEKLIQASKKLTAATGRHCLPLALDVRQPETVIAAIEEALKEFGKIDILVNNAAGNFLCPATSLSFNAFRTVMEIDTMGTFNTSKVVYEKWFKDHGGCIVNISATLGYRGQALQVHAGSAKAANDAMTRHLAVEWGPSGVRVNSLAPGPISGTEGYRRLGGLSAQTSGMFETIPLQRAGSKTEMAHGVLFLASQASSYVTGACLVADGGSWLTSANSLPALLDYWSSGLKKDK; this is translated from the exons acACGGCTGTGATGCAGTGATTGGCAGCAGGAATCTGGAGAAGCTCATTCAG GCTTCTAAGAAGCTGACAGCCGCCACGGGACGCCACTGCCTTCCTCTGGCTCTTGATGTACGGCAGCCAGAGACGGTCATCGCCGCCATAGAAGAGGCGCTTAAGGAGTTTGGGAAAATTGACATTCTCGTTAACA ATGCTGCTGGGAATTTTCTTTGCCCTGCTACGTCACTGTCCTTCAACGCATTTAGGACAGTGATGGAGATCGACACCATGGGAACATTCAACACAAGCAAGGTGGTCTATGAGAAGTGGTTCAAG gatCATGGAGGCTGCATTGTCAACATCTCTGCCACACTAGGCTACAGGGGCCAGGCCCTCCAGGTGCATGCTGGATCTGCCAAGGCAGCCAATG ATGCCATGACAAGACATCTGGCTGTGGAGTGGGGTCCAAGTGGAGTGCGGGTCAACAGCCTGGCACCTGGGCCAATTTCAGGGACAGAGGGATATCGCAGGCTGG GAGGTCTGAGTGCGCAGACCAGTGGTATGTTTGAGACCATCCCCCTGCAGCGTGCTGGAAGTAAGACGGAGATGGCCCACGGCGTGCTGTTCCTGGCAAGCCAGGCCTCCTCGTACGTGACTGGTGCCTGTCTGGTAGCTGATGGTGGAAGCTGGCTCACCTCGGCCAACAGTCTGCCCGCACTCCTGG ATTATTGGTCATCTGGATTGAAGAAAGACAAGTAA